From one Oxyura jamaicensis isolate SHBP4307 breed ruddy duck chromosome 15, BPBGC_Ojam_1.0, whole genome shotgun sequence genomic stretch:
- the CCDC63 gene encoding coiled-coil domain-containing protein 63 isoform X1: MSLILSQINSPRNMMQDDRDRTELKCLLQTKDQYDCLIRDRKALLAEQDNQILELERKIARQNLIATKVKQANSSKWLQNQIQTLEMRLNNVTVHFDTILTANNKFRDEIENLRIQKAILDNFYAKLRKHLDQQKSRMDAAVEQSTQAYEQRVEALARISAMNERHSKDTAQYNIEVQERERIRDQENKLKTFVLAKFTDRSELEEEAKKKEALKAAQRAKRRQGESFESREVAYKRLLELAENGDIDQLVNGFVEKEGKNFAYFSYATELNNEMEKLQQRIKDLQNEIMLFTTDQDNAESSSLHVLKELEEKLSQTTEKANEYEERCKESSKVLGRLKSAMEVLIKEIECDATKIKEQLGDNGQITDLNLMQFFALVEKKTNELLLKESILLYLEADGSLTSQTFTNPLLGGTELLRGTDLSRFCPQPPAMEGADTTDAFEAPLDHARLRELVLQSCERERGSAGSTGKKTRNDIQA; the protein is encoded by the exons ATGTCGTTAATACTGAGCCAGATCAACTCCCCGAGAAACATGATGCAGGATGACAGGGATCGTACAGAGCTCAAGTGCCTCTTGCAGACCAAGGACCAGTACGACTGCCTgatcagagacagaaaagccCTGCTGGCCGAGCAGGACAATCAG ATCCTGGAGCTGGAAAGAAAGATTGCGAGGCAAAACCTGATAGCAACGAAGGTGAAGCAAGCAAACAGTAGCAAGTGGCTGCAAAACCAGATTCAGACCCTGGAGATGCGTCTGAACAAT gTCACCGTCCATTTTGATACCATCCTGACCGCCAATAACAAGTTCCGAGACGAGATCGAAAACCTTCGAATCCAGAAAGCCATCCTGGACAACTTCTACGCGAAGCTCCGTAAGCACCTGGACCAGCAGAAGAGCAGGATGGACGCCGCTGTGGAGCAGTCCACGCAGGCATACGAGCAGCG GGTGGAGGCTCTGGCGAGGATTTCAGCCATGAACGAAAGGCACAGCAAAGACACCGCACAGTACAACATCGAGGTGCAGGAGCGGGAGCGCATCCGCGACCAGGAGAACAAGCTGAAAACGTTCGTGCTCGCCAAATTCACGGATCGCTCTGAATTGGAGGAAGAGGCCAAGAAGAAAGAAG ccttgAAGGCAGCCCAGAGGGCAAAGCGGAGGCAAGGAGAGAGCTTCGAGAGCCGGGAGGTGGCTTACAAgcggctgctggagctggcggAGAACGGGGACATCGACCAGCTGGTGAACGGGTTCGttgaaaaggaagggaagaactTTGCCTACTTCAGCTACGCCACCGAGCTGAACAACGAGatggagaagctgcagcagaggatCAAGGACCTGCAG AACGAAATCATGCTCTTCACAACCGACCAGGACAACGCGGAGAGCAGCAGCCTTCATGtcctgaaggagctggag GAAAAGCTAAGCCAAACGACTGAGAAAGCCAACGAGTACGAAGAGAGATGCAAAGAGAGCAGCAAAGTCCTGGGTCGGCTCAAATCTGCCATGGAGGTCCTGATCAAAGAAATCGAATGCGATGCCACGAAGATCAAGGAGCAGCTTGGCGATAATGGGCAGATCACGGACCTGAACCTGATGCAGTTTTTCG CTCTCGTGGAGAAGAAGACCAACGAGCTCCTGCTGAAGGAGTCCATCCTGCTCTATCTGGAGGCCGACGGCTCGCTGACATCCCAGACCTTCACCAACCCGCTGCTGGGCGGCACCGAGCTCCTGCGGGGCACGGACCTGAGCCGCttctgcccgcagccccccgccatGGAGGGCGCCGACACCACCGACGCCT TCGAGGCGCCGCTGGACCACGCGCGGCTGCGCGAGCTGGTTCTCCAGAGCTGCGAGAGGGAGCGGGGCAGTGCCGGCAGCACGGGCAAGAAGACGAGAAACGACATCCAGGCGTGA
- the CCDC63 gene encoding coiled-coil domain-containing protein 63 isoform X2: protein MVAVAQILELERKIARQNLIATKVKQANSSKWLQNQIQTLEMRLNNVTVHFDTILTANNKFRDEIENLRIQKAILDNFYAKLRKHLDQQKSRMDAAVEQSTQAYEQRVEALARISAMNERHSKDTAQYNIEVQERERIRDQENKLKTFVLAKFTDRSELEEEAKKKEALKAAQRAKRRQGESFESREVAYKRLLELAENGDIDQLVNGFVEKEGKNFAYFSYATELNNEMEKLQQRIKDLQNEIMLFTTDQDNAESSSLHVLKELEEKLSQTTEKANEYEERCKESSKVLGRLKSAMEVLIKEIECDATKIKEQLGDNGQITDLNLMQFFALVEKKTNELLLKESILLYLEADGSLTSQTFTNPLLGGTELLRGTDLSRFCPQPPAMEGADTTDAFEAPLDHARLRELVLQSCERERGSAGSTGKKTRNDIQA, encoded by the exons ATGGTTGCTGTAGCTCAG ATCCTGGAGCTGGAAAGAAAGATTGCGAGGCAAAACCTGATAGCAACGAAGGTGAAGCAAGCAAACAGTAGCAAGTGGCTGCAAAACCAGATTCAGACCCTGGAGATGCGTCTGAACAAT gTCACCGTCCATTTTGATACCATCCTGACCGCCAATAACAAGTTCCGAGACGAGATCGAAAACCTTCGAATCCAGAAAGCCATCCTGGACAACTTCTACGCGAAGCTCCGTAAGCACCTGGACCAGCAGAAGAGCAGGATGGACGCCGCTGTGGAGCAGTCCACGCAGGCATACGAGCAGCG GGTGGAGGCTCTGGCGAGGATTTCAGCCATGAACGAAAGGCACAGCAAAGACACCGCACAGTACAACATCGAGGTGCAGGAGCGGGAGCGCATCCGCGACCAGGAGAACAAGCTGAAAACGTTCGTGCTCGCCAAATTCACGGATCGCTCTGAATTGGAGGAAGAGGCCAAGAAGAAAGAAG ccttgAAGGCAGCCCAGAGGGCAAAGCGGAGGCAAGGAGAGAGCTTCGAGAGCCGGGAGGTGGCTTACAAgcggctgctggagctggcggAGAACGGGGACATCGACCAGCTGGTGAACGGGTTCGttgaaaaggaagggaagaactTTGCCTACTTCAGCTACGCCACCGAGCTGAACAACGAGatggagaagctgcagcagaggatCAAGGACCTGCAG AACGAAATCATGCTCTTCACAACCGACCAGGACAACGCGGAGAGCAGCAGCCTTCATGtcctgaaggagctggag GAAAAGCTAAGCCAAACGACTGAGAAAGCCAACGAGTACGAAGAGAGATGCAAAGAGAGCAGCAAAGTCCTGGGTCGGCTCAAATCTGCCATGGAGGTCCTGATCAAAGAAATCGAATGCGATGCCACGAAGATCAAGGAGCAGCTTGGCGATAATGGGCAGATCACGGACCTGAACCTGATGCAGTTTTTCG CTCTCGTGGAGAAGAAGACCAACGAGCTCCTGCTGAAGGAGTCCATCCTGCTCTATCTGGAGGCCGACGGCTCGCTGACATCCCAGACCTTCACCAACCCGCTGCTGGGCGGCACCGAGCTCCTGCGGGGCACGGACCTGAGCCGCttctgcccgcagccccccgccatGGAGGGCGCCGACACCACCGACGCCT TCGAGGCGCCGCTGGACCACGCGCGGCTGCGCGAGCTGGTTCTCCAGAGCTGCGAGAGGGAGCGGGGCAGTGCCGGCAGCACGGGCAAGAAGACGAGAAACGACATCCAGGCGTGA